Proteins found in one Candidatus Amarolinea dominans genomic segment:
- a CDS encoding N-6 DNA methylase — translation MPAPAEIVQLVELFQRNYDQYCAPSFSEAAVRHQFIDPFFAALGWDVNNTQGFAEQYKEVVHEDKVLVGDATKAPDYSFRIGKERKFFVEAKKPSVNIKHDIEPAYQLRRYAWSAKLPLSILTDFEEFSVYDCRMRPDKSDKAATGRILLLNFTDYVARWDEIAGIFSKAAVWQGALDRFAVAKAGKRGTAEVDDEFLAEIERWRELLARNLVLRNPHLRGHDVNWAVQQTIDRIVFLRICEARNLETYEQLRALLNGGHTYARLGELFRRADLRYNSGLFHFSEERGRAEAPDTLTPGLEIDDRVLKDIIEHLYYPQSPYEFSVLPADILGHVYERFLGKVIRLTPGRQVKIEEKPEVRKAGGVYYTPTYIVDYIVRQTVGPLLEGKTPAHGRSPGSLPRVADIACGSGSFLLGAYQYLLDWHLAYYLEEPERWLKGKRPALERVSGGATRLTIEERKRILMDHLYGVDIDPQAVEVTKLSLLLKVLEGEGVAGQLSLGVERVLPDLGRNIKCGNSLIGPEFYDGKLDLPDDETARRVNAFDWKKEFPEVMTAGGFDAVIGNPPWGGDIDRELDYFHTRYPATTKEHTDSYKLFVDRGLQLARTGGLISMIIPNTLLRQRRLKDVRSLMLQHKIVALVDLGEDVFEGVVAPSCIYVVEKNHAATDHQTLIIDVARLAKFDRVEVLTRKKFQGGAYEQRSFQENADLEFRAVPQDTRVPAIALGDFQYLACKDAGINYQRVSVGMREKGKSDLANRLLYEGERQKDDDKMFWKGTDINRYWIAEATSRFCRPYYQRFVRDNEVVHLGQKVYNATPKILLRQTADRIIATIDYQGVWFGRSIIAIVPSDKSDYRIEYFLGVLNSRYFEWLYERTVQETGRVFAQVKLSKLKQLPIRTINFTDPADAARHDRMISLVTQMLDLHKRLAAEGIPHEKAALQRRIEATDRQIDALVYELYGLTDAEIAVVEQEGAKGLEHEGAK, via the coding sequence ATGCCCGCTCCTGCCGAGATTGTCCAGCTCGTCGAGCTCTTCCAGCGCAACTACGACCAGTACTGCGCACCTTCCTTCAGCGAGGCCGCGGTCCGCCACCAGTTCATTGACCCCTTCTTCGCCGCACTGGGCTGGGATGTCAACAACACCCAGGGCTTCGCGGAGCAGTACAAGGAGGTGGTGCATGAGGACAAGGTGCTCGTAGGTGACGCCACCAAGGCGCCCGACTACTCTTTCCGCATCGGCAAGGAACGCAAGTTCTTCGTCGAAGCCAAGAAACCCTCGGTAAACATCAAGCACGACATCGAGCCAGCCTATCAACTACGCCGCTACGCGTGGAGCGCCAAGCTGCCGCTCTCCATCCTGACCGATTTCGAGGAGTTTTCGGTCTACGACTGTCGCATGCGACCCGACAAAAGCGACAAAGCCGCGACGGGCCGCATTCTGCTGCTGAATTTCACGGACTACGTCGCGCGCTGGGATGAGATCGCGGGCATCTTCAGCAAGGCTGCGGTGTGGCAGGGCGCGCTCGACAGGTTCGCCGTGGCGAAGGCCGGCAAGCGCGGCACCGCCGAAGTGGACGACGAGTTCCTGGCCGAGATCGAGCGCTGGCGCGAGCTGCTGGCGCGCAACCTGGTGCTGCGCAACCCTCATCTGCGCGGCCACGACGTCAACTGGGCCGTGCAGCAGACCATAGACCGCATCGTCTTCCTGCGCATCTGCGAGGCGCGCAACCTGGAGACGTACGAGCAGCTGCGCGCGCTGCTCAACGGCGGCCACACCTACGCGCGCTTGGGGGAGCTCTTCCGTCGCGCGGACCTGCGCTACAACTCCGGGCTGTTCCATTTCAGCGAGGAGCGGGGTCGTGCCGAAGCGCCCGACACCCTCACCCCGGGTCTGGAGATTGATGACAGGGTGCTCAAAGACATCATCGAGCACCTCTACTACCCGCAAAGTCCCTACGAGTTTTCGGTGCTGCCAGCCGACATCCTGGGCCACGTCTACGAGCGCTTCCTGGGCAAGGTGATCCGCCTCACCCCCGGCCGGCAGGTCAAGATCGAGGAGAAACCGGAGGTGCGCAAGGCGGGCGGCGTCTACTACACGCCCACCTACATCGTGGACTACATTGTGCGTCAGACGGTTGGCCCCCTGCTGGAGGGGAAGACCCCTGCCCATGGGCGGTCGCCAGGGTCGCTCCCACGCGTCGCGGATATTGCCTGTGGATCGGGATCGTTCCTGCTGGGCGCGTACCAATACCTGTTGGACTGGCACCTCGCCTATTACCTCGAAGAGCCTGAGCGCTGGCTGAAGGGCAAGCGCCCTGCGCTGGAGCGAGTGAGCGGCGGCGCAACCCGGCTGACCATCGAGGAGCGCAAACGCATCCTGATGGACCACCTCTACGGTGTTGATATTGACCCGCAGGCCGTGGAGGTGACCAAGCTCTCGCTGCTGCTGAAAGTGCTGGAGGGCGAAGGGGTGGCCGGCCAGCTATCGCTGGGCGTGGAGCGCGTGCTGCCCGACCTGGGCCGCAACATCAAGTGCGGCAACTCGCTGATCGGCCCGGAGTTTTACGATGGCAAGCTGGATCTGCCGGACGATGAGACCGCGCGGCGGGTGAACGCGTTCGACTGGAAGAAGGAGTTCCCGGAGGTGATGACCGCTGGCGGGTTCGATGCGGTGATCGGGAATCCACCTTGGGGTGGTGACATTGACCGAGAACTGGACTACTTCCACACTCGGTATCCTGCAACTACAAAAGAACACACGGATAGTTATAAATTGTTCGTCGATCGCGGCCTTCAGTTGGCACGCACTGGAGGATTGATATCGATGATCATTCCAAATACACTTCTGAGGCAGAGACGCTTGAAGGATGTTCGCTCTCTGATGTTGCAGCACAAGATTGTGGCTCTGGTAGACCTGGGGGAGGATGTCTTTGAGGGAGTCGTTGCTCCATCATGCATCTATGTGGTGGAGAAGAATCACGCAGCCACCGACCATCAGACTCTCATCATTGATGTCGCTAGACTAGCGAAGTTTGACAGAGTTGAAGTGTTGACACGCAAAAAATTTCAAGGAGGCGCTTATGAGCAGCGGAGTTTTCAAGAGAATGCTGATTTGGAGTTTCGAGCAGTTCCCCAAGATACAAGAGTCCCAGCCATAGCGTTAGGTGATTTTCAGTATCTAGCGTGTAAGGACGCCGGTATCAACTACCAGCGTGTGAGCGTTGGTATGCGAGAGAAGGGGAAAAGCGATCTTGCCAACCGGTTATTGTACGAGGGGGAGCGACAGAAGGATGATGACAAGATGTTCTGGAAGGGAACGGACATCAACCGGTACTGGATCGCTGAAGCCACCAGCAGATTTTGTCGCCCATATTATCAACGGTTTGTTCGCGATAACGAAGTTGTCCATTTGGGCCAGAAGGTGTACAACGCGACACCCAAAATCCTTCTACGACAGACAGCGGATCGCATAATTGCGACAATTGATTACCAAGGAGTATGGTTTGGCCGAAGCATCATAGCAATTGTGCCATCGGACAAATCCGATTATCGTATTGAGTATTTCCTGGGCGTTCTCAATTCTCGCTATTTTGAATGGCTTTACGAAAGAACCGTTCAAGAGACAGGGCGCGTCTTCGCACAAGTCAAACTCTCCAAGCTGAAGCAACTCCCCATCCGCACCATCAACTTCACCGACCCCGCGGACGCGGCACGGCACGACCGGATGATCAGCCTGGTCACGCAGATGCTCGATCTGCACAAGCGGCTGGCTGCCGAAGGCATCCCGCACGAGAAGGCGGCGTTGCAGCGGCGGATCGAGGCGACCGACCGCCAGATTGATGCGCTGGTGTATGAGCTGTACGGGTTGACGGACGCGGAAATCGCGGTGGTGGAACAGGAAGGCGCGAAGGGGTTGGAACACGAAGGCGCGAAGTGA
- a CDS encoding ATP-binding protein, with protein MRFFNTAGPVNCADHYCLPPLGRVNLHEILTLIAQKKYFVLHAPRQVGKTSLLLALRDHLNATGRYRCLYINVESAQAAREDVRAAMRVILAELMLWESITLQDHFFLDNANDILARYGEFSVLDVALTLWAGREPARPAVLLIDEIDALVGDTLISVLRQLRSGYAKRPAAFPQSVILCGVRDVRDYRIHSEQEKTIITGGSAFNIKAASLRLGDFSQAEMQTLYQQHTTETGQPFTPEALALAWDLTQGQPWLVNALGYETCFQVPDTRDRDQPITAELILEAKEAIILRRETHLDQLTDKLKEPRVRRVIEPILVGEVFGKQFRADDVQYVVDLGLVRQDRTGALQLANRIYQEVIPRELTWDAQTGMTLVAAWYILPDGRLEVDKLIAAFQSFFREHSEHWVERFDYKEAGPQLLLQAFLQRIVNGGGRIEREYGLGHGRTDLLILWPYGEAEPRPVQKVVVETKLRHKSLETTIAEGSQQTWEYMDRCAAEAGHLVIFDRDSSRTWDEKIFRRIERYQDRPITVWGM; from the coding sequence ATGCGTTTCTTCAACACCGCCGGGCCGGTCAACTGCGCGGATCATTATTGCCTGCCGCCGCTCGGCCGGGTGAACTTGCATGAGATTTTGACCCTGATCGCCCAGAAAAAATACTTCGTGCTGCACGCGCCGCGGCAAGTGGGCAAGACGAGCCTGCTGCTGGCCTTGCGCGATCACCTCAACGCGACTGGCCGCTATCGCTGTCTCTATATCAACGTGGAGAGCGCCCAGGCCGCGCGCGAAGATGTGCGTGCAGCCATGCGCGTGATTCTCGCCGAACTCATGTTGTGGGAATCCATTACGCTGCAGGACCATTTCTTCCTGGACAACGCCAACGACATCCTCGCCCGTTACGGCGAGTTCTCCGTACTGGACGTTGCCTTGACCCTATGGGCTGGGCGCGAACCAGCGCGACCGGCCGTTCTGCTGATAGATGAAATTGACGCCCTGGTAGGTGACACCCTCATCTCGGTTCTGCGCCAATTACGCAGCGGCTACGCCAAGCGGCCGGCAGCATTTCCCCAAAGTGTCATCCTCTGCGGCGTGCGGGACGTGCGCGACTATCGCATCCACTCCGAACAGGAGAAAACCATCATCACGGGCGGCAGCGCCTTCAACATCAAGGCGGCTTCGCTCCGGCTGGGGGACTTCAGCCAGGCCGAAATGCAGACGCTCTACCAACAGCACACCACCGAGACAGGCCAGCCGTTCACGCCCGAGGCCCTGGCCCTGGCCTGGGACCTGACGCAGGGGCAGCCCTGGCTGGTCAACGCGCTGGGCTACGAAACCTGCTTTCAGGTGCCGGACACCCGTGACCGCGACCAGCCCATCACCGCGGAACTGATCCTCGAAGCCAAAGAGGCGATCATCTTACGCAGGGAAACGCACCTGGACCAGTTGACCGACAAACTCAAGGAACCACGCGTGCGCCGCGTGATCGAACCGATCCTGGTTGGTGAGGTGTTCGGAAAACAGTTTCGCGCTGACGACGTGCAGTACGTGGTTGACTTGGGCCTGGTTCGGCAGGACCGGACGGGGGCGCTGCAATTAGCCAACCGCATCTACCAGGAAGTGATTCCCCGCGAGCTGACCTGGGATGCCCAGACCGGCATGACCCTCGTTGCAGCCTGGTATATCCTGCCGGATGGTCGTTTGGAGGTTGACAAGCTGATCGCTGCGTTTCAATCTTTTTTCCGCGAGCACTCCGAGCATTGGGTGGAGCGCTTCGACTACAAGGAAGCGGGGCCGCAGCTCCTGCTGCAAGCCTTCCTGCAGCGCATTGTCAATGGCGGCGGCCGCATCGAGCGGGAGTACGGGTTGGGGCATGGCCGCACCGATCTGCTGATCCTATGGCCTTACGGGGAAGCCGAACCAAGACCGGTGCAGAAGGTAGTCGTCGAAACCAAGCTGCGTCACAAGTCGTTGGAAACAACCATCGCTGAAGGATCACAGCAGACGTGGGAATACATGGATCGCTGCGCCGCGGAAGCCGGACACCTGGTCATTTTCGATCGCGACTCTAGCCGGACGTGGGACGAGAAGATCTTCCGGCGCATCGAACGGTACCAGGACCGACCGATCACCGTGTGGGGGATGTAG
- a CDS encoding type II toxin-antitoxin system RelE/ParE family toxin codes for MNIFLRSAEFDAWLAALKDKVGRARILRRIRSAEHGNFGDCEPVGAGVSEMRIHAGPGYRVYYTRRGEVIYLLLLAGDKSSQKRDIKRALEMARALHEE; via the coding sequence ATGAACATCTTCCTGCGCTCTGCGGAATTCGATGCCTGGTTGGCTGCCTTGAAAGACAAGGTGGGGCGCGCCCGTATTCTTCGTCGTATTCGATCTGCCGAGCACGGAAACTTCGGCGACTGCGAACCGGTTGGTGCAGGCGTTTCGGAAATGCGTATCCATGCCGGACCGGGCTATCGAGTCTATTACACTCGTCGCGGAGAGGTGATCTATCTACTTCTTCTGGCCGGTGACAAGTCTTCCCAAAAGCGGGATATCAAACGAGCACTTGAGATGGCGCGGGCTTTGCATGAGGAGTAA
- a CDS encoding AAA family ATPase, which produces MSPHQPDRPTPPITNGSPPVALAQVRLFGDLTIIAPALGAAPLDLGSPTTRSLFAYLLLHRDRPADRRQLALLFWPDAPETAARRNLRQYLHRLRRALEPLAAAEELVLVEGSTVQLNPRAAFDVDMQRFEDFLDTAAPSSAAETAVYALQSAVALYRGDLLADLLDDWCQAPRLHARHRAMQALEQLADLHHGRRDLPSAIAAAEQLLRLEPWHEAAHTRLMAFYYLSGARTQALQQYQRCRQALADELDAAPLPATTAMAAEMRAGAWQETHAPSLAPPPPFNALPPGIPNGPGIEASAGLPQGSQVPNNRLKPPFQMSSATTLGIPALPPAAGRRRSPVDAARLPLQPPAGAPFVGRTADLGELTARLAHAQAGRGSMVLVEGESGIGKTRLLQEAWWQSGQALTLLSGHSREFEGMVPFHPLVDALRSGLAMVNWAWFTPPPGWLAPVAALLPEVAARFPGLSTPTAEGGMGADHGDLHHLLEGLGRFLLCLAERRPLMLLLEDVQWADQPTWHFLAYLARRCVGASLLVALTCQPELLNSDQAPIVRGLQRQGWLLRLPLARLSHSETVQLVDALAPGLHLSAVQLQRLYEETEGNPLFVVETVQALHETGAGWLLTHEPGGRRSPFALPLRVQNVIEARLDRLSDSSRQLLGVAAAMGQAFSFSVLQEVSEQPAAEVISSLEAWLRRGIVRERTEPDGLAAATPRYDFSHAQIRTVAYNEMNRARRRWVHRRVAEVLAAAPLDRDLADAATLAYHFSQGDAPLKALPYLIAAGEQALRVRSYASARELGLQAVGLLQHAAPAEQGATRIDLNLQLATAYSFTHELAHAQTILAETERLAAALDDQPRLGKVYQRTAQVFWLQGQPALAAEYARRGQRTADATGDPELRTASLRMLARAAIATGAFDDAIVYLKHYLELAQPPAAHPEMAIVFGYLGVAWARVGSWNRAEQECQHGVTLAEVSGHSTTLIVARMQLAFVLAARRDYAGCLATLRPILSACEETGLSPHCFMVANLWGRATCALDGLEAGQPYLARALAWATETGYRVLYYFSHLFLAEAHLAAGQAAAASAWAQQALDLARAAGDRWAAGVALRLLGDALARQPAPDWPAVEQALIASLDLLRQIRARPDLARTYLSLRRLYDRTGQMAWAVDCHFRATSIFDELGMSDELRDTQGVAVQIGRPAAVIPDVPLQGPHAGLGAA; this is translated from the coding sequence TTGTCACCACATCAGCCGGATCGCCCCACACCACCTATCACGAACGGGTCCCCGCCGGTTGCGCTTGCCCAGGTTCGGCTCTTCGGCGACCTGACGATCATCGCGCCGGCCCTGGGCGCAGCGCCGCTCGATCTCGGCTCTCCCACCACGCGCTCTCTCTTTGCCTACCTCCTGCTGCACCGTGACCGGCCGGCCGACCGCCGCCAGCTTGCGCTCCTCTTCTGGCCCGATGCGCCGGAGACGGCCGCGCGGCGCAATCTGCGGCAATATCTGCACCGCCTGCGCCGCGCGCTGGAACCGCTGGCCGCAGCCGAGGAATTGGTATTGGTTGAAGGCAGCACGGTGCAACTCAACCCGCGGGCTGCCTTCGACGTGGACATGCAGCGCTTCGAGGATTTTTTGGACACAGCCGCGCCATCGTCCGCCGCGGAGACTGCTGTGTACGCCCTGCAGTCGGCCGTCGCGCTCTATCGCGGTGATTTGCTGGCCGATCTTTTGGATGACTGGTGCCAGGCCCCGCGGCTGCACGCCCGTCACCGCGCCATGCAGGCTTTGGAGCAGCTGGCAGACCTCCATCACGGCCGTCGCGATCTCCCCAGCGCCATCGCCGCCGCGGAACAACTTCTGCGCCTTGAACCCTGGCACGAGGCCGCGCACACCCGCCTGATGGCGTTCTATTACCTGTCTGGCGCACGCACGCAGGCGCTGCAGCAGTATCAGCGCTGCCGCCAGGCCCTGGCCGATGAACTGGACGCGGCGCCGCTGCCCGCCACCACCGCCATGGCCGCGGAGATGCGCGCCGGCGCCTGGCAGGAGACGCACGCGCCGTCGCTTGCGCCGCCGCCGCCGTTCAACGCTCTGCCCCCAGGAATTCCAAATGGTCCCGGAATCGAGGCTTCAGCCGGTCTGCCACAGGGTTCTCAAGTGCCCAATAACCGGCTAAAGCCTCCATTCCAAATGTCTTCAGCGACCACATTGGGAATTCCTGCTCTGCCCCCCGCTGCAGGGCGGAGGCGCTCTCCTGTGGACGCCGCGCGCCTGCCGCTGCAACCACCGGCGGGCGCGCCCTTTGTCGGTCGCACGGCTGACCTGGGCGAGTTGACCGCGCGTTTGGCCCATGCGCAGGCCGGCCGCGGCAGCATGGTGCTGGTCGAAGGGGAGTCCGGCATCGGCAAGACGCGGCTGCTGCAGGAGGCCTGGTGGCAGAGCGGTCAGGCGCTGACGCTGCTCAGCGGCCACAGCCGCGAGTTTGAAGGCATGGTGCCCTTCCATCCGCTGGTGGATGCGCTGCGCAGCGGTCTGGCGATGGTCAATTGGGCCTGGTTCACGCCGCCGCCGGGCTGGCTGGCGCCGGTGGCCGCGCTGCTGCCGGAAGTGGCGGCCCGTTTTCCCGGTCTGTCCACACCAACAGCCGAGGGCGGGATGGGAGCGGATCATGGGGACCTGCACCATCTGCTGGAGGGGTTAGGGCGTTTTCTGCTCTGCCTGGCCGAACGCCGGCCGCTCATGCTCCTGCTGGAAGATGTGCAGTGGGCCGATCAGCCCACCTGGCACTTCCTGGCTTACCTGGCGCGGCGCTGCGTGGGCGCATCGCTGCTGGTGGCGTTGACCTGCCAGCCGGAGCTGCTGAACAGCGACCAGGCGCCCATCGTGCGCGGCCTGCAGCGCCAGGGCTGGCTGCTGCGCTTGCCCCTGGCGCGCCTGAGTCACAGCGAAACCGTGCAGTTGGTTGACGCGCTCGCCCCGGGGCTGCACCTGAGCGCGGTGCAGTTGCAGCGCCTGTATGAAGAAACCGAGGGCAACCCGCTGTTCGTGGTGGAAACGGTCCAGGCGCTGCACGAGACCGGGGCCGGCTGGCTGCTGACTCACGAACCGGGCGGGCGCCGGTCGCCCTTTGCCCTGCCCCTGCGTGTGCAAAACGTCATCGAGGCCCGCCTGGACCGCCTGAGCGATAGCAGTCGCCAGTTGCTCGGCGTCGCGGCCGCGATGGGCCAGGCATTCAGCTTCAGCGTGCTGCAAGAGGTCAGCGAGCAGCCGGCCGCGGAGGTCATCAGCAGCCTGGAAGCCTGGCTGCGCCGCGGCATCGTGCGCGAACGCACGGAGCCGGACGGTTTGGCCGCAGCCACGCCCCGCTACGATTTCAGCCATGCGCAGATTCGCACCGTGGCCTACAACGAGATGAACCGCGCGCGGCGCCGCTGGGTTCATCGCCGCGTGGCCGAAGTGCTGGCCGCGGCGCCTCTCGATCGTGACCTGGCCGACGCCGCGACCCTGGCCTACCATTTCAGCCAGGGCGATGCGCCGCTCAAGGCGCTGCCCTACCTGATTGCCGCGGGTGAGCAGGCGCTGCGTGTGCGTTCGTATGCCAGCGCCCGTGAGTTGGGCCTGCAGGCGGTGGGCCTGCTGCAACACGCGGCGCCGGCTGAACAGGGCGCCACCCGTATTGATCTCAATCTGCAGCTCGCGACCGCGTACAGCTTCACGCATGAGCTGGCGCACGCGCAGACGATCCTGGCGGAGACGGAGCGCCTGGCCGCGGCCCTGGACGATCAGCCGCGCCTGGGCAAGGTCTATCAGCGCACCGCGCAGGTTTTTTGGCTGCAAGGACAGCCCGCCCTGGCGGCCGAATATGCGCGGCGTGGTCAACGCACGGCCGATGCCACCGGCGACCCGGAGTTGCGGACCGCATCGCTGCGCATGTTGGCGCGCGCGGCCATTGCCACTGGCGCCTTCGATGATGCCATCGTCTATCTCAAGCACTACCTGGAGTTGGCGCAGCCGCCGGCCGCTCATCCGGAGATGGCGATCGTTTTCGGTTATCTGGGCGTGGCCTGGGCGCGCGTGGGTAGTTGGAACCGGGCCGAGCAGGAATGCCAGCACGGCGTGACCCTGGCCGAGGTCAGCGGCCACAGCACCACCCTCATCGTGGCCCGCATGCAGCTCGCGTTCGTGCTGGCCGCGCGGCGCGACTACGCCGGCTGCCTGGCCACCCTGCGCCCAATCCTGTCTGCCTGCGAGGAGACCGGTCTCTCGCCCCACTGCTTCATGGTGGCAAACCTGTGGGGACGGGCCACCTGTGCGCTCGACGGGCTGGAGGCCGGTCAGCCCTATCTGGCGCGGGCGCTGGCCTGGGCCACAGAGACCGGCTACCGCGTGCTTTACTACTTTTCGCACCTCTTCCTGGCCGAAGCTCACCTGGCTGCAGGGCAGGCCGCCGCGGCCAGCGCCTGGGCGCAGCAGGCGCTCGACCTGGCGCGCGCGGCCGGCGATCGCTGGGCGGCCGGGGTGGCGCTGCGCCTGCTGGGCGATGCCCTGGCCCGCCAACCCGCGCCCGATTGGCCGGCCGTGGAACAGGCGCTCATCGCCAGCCTGGACCTGCTGCGCCAGATTCGCGCCCGGCCTGACCTGGCCCGCACCTACCTCAGCCTGCGGCGCCTCTACGACCGCACCGGGCAGATGGCCTGGGCCGTGGACTGCCACTTCCGCGCGACCAGCATCTTCGACGAACTGGGCATGAGCGATGAACTGCGCGACACGCAGGGCGTCGCCGTGCAGATCGGCCGCCCGGCCGCCGTCATTCCCGACGTGCCCCTGCAAGGTCCGCACGCCGGTCTGGGCGCCGCGTAA